The following proteins are encoded in a genomic region of Vulpes vulpes isolate BD-2025 chromosome X, VulVul3, whole genome shotgun sequence:
- the LOC140593658 gene encoding melanoma-associated antigen 8-like isoform X1 codes for MTLGERNELPKHEEDHQDPREVQRPVDAQLSEAEEEEEGLSPPSSTYSPLFSGSSPSSSSSSSYFALYPGTPEEGSAAGSPSPPQSPLRACPSPSALAGPPWSQSEDSFSTSDEERWGTGVEGEDAPPVALEGFHVKAVDLVAFLLHKYRTKQSTSKAEMLEVITPEYQDDFPVIWGQASECMQLVFGLDLIEVDPIVHSYVLVTVLGLSYDGMLSGEQGLPKTGLLVLLLGVILLEGDCVPEEKVWEAVGVIGVFAGKQHLIYGEPGDLLTHVWVQEGYVEYRQVAGSDPTRYEFLWGPRAYEETSKLRVMEYLLHINSRQPAYSPAQSKEERRSDEEEGA; via the coding sequence ATGACTCTGGGGGAGAGGAATGAGCTCCCGAAGCATGAGGAAGATCATCAAGACCCAAGGGAGGTCCAGCGCCCAGTAGATGCACAGCTGTCGGAggctgaggaggaagaagagggcctgtctcccccctcctccacttACTCCCCTTTGTTTTCGggttcctccccctcctcctcctcttcctcttcctatttCGCCCTGTACCCTGGCACCCCAGAGGAGGGGTCTGCTGCTGGGTCCCCAAGTCCCCCCCAGAGTCCTCTGagggcctgcccctcccccagtgctCTGGCAGGCCCTCCCTGGAGCCAGTCTGAAGACAGCTTCAGCACTTCAGATGAGGAGCGGTGGGGCAccggggtggagggggaagaCGCCCCGCCCGTGGCCCTGGAGGGGTTCCATGTGAAGGCGGTTGACCTGGTAGCATTTCTGCTCCACAAGTATCGCACCAAGCAGTCTACCAGCAAGGCAGAGATGCTGGAGGTCATCACCCCAGAATACCAGGACGACTTCCCAGTGATCTGGGGCCAAGCGTCCGAGTGCATGCAGCTGGTCTTTGGCCTAGACTTGATTGAAGTGGATCCTATCGTGCACTCCTACGTCCTGGTCACCGTCTTGGGCCTCAGCTATGATGGGATGCTGAGCGGTGAGCAGGGCCTGCCCAAGACCGGCCTCCTGGTGCTGCTCCTGGGGGTGATCCTCCTGGAGGGCGACTGTGTCCCTGAGGAGAAGGTGTGGGAGGCGGTGGGGGTCATAGGAGTGTTTGCCGGCAAGCAGCACCTCATCTATGGGGAGCCTGGGGACCTCCTCACCCACGTCTGGGTGCAGGAAGGCTATGTGGAGTACCGGCAGGTGGCGGGCAGTGACCCTACTCGCTACGAGttcctgtgggggcccagggcctaCGAGGAAACCAGCAAGCTGCGGGTCATGGAGTATTTGCTGCACATCAATAGCAGGCAGCCAGCGTACTCCCCGGCCCAGTctaaggaggagaggaggagtgaTGAAGAAGAGGGGGCCTGA
- the HSFX4 gene encoding heat shock transcription factor, X-linked member 4: MASQGTDKMYEVKLAPPGDGEPATGIPSDSPPDPNVDSGEIFEKNEDEAVNRDPGPQDNPQPQAQEHGAANVEENILGLSFPRKLWRIVEDDAFASVRWNEDGDAVVIDEDLFQREVLHRRGAERIFETDSLKSFIRLMNLYGFSKIRASNPSGHSPGNKKMMIYRNSNFQRDKPLFLDNVQRKGDLKTTTACSGSSATTPKRKKPTEATRRSPRIHHQESTKEDKKAPREAPNAQGPSGTQSFTFSGIWSLSSVAGYATENHGPSELAGPSGEGTSRNVMFASPALAGRDGAGELPPAPPVYPDYRSVMSLYNTCYSILLAALSVMSPNEAPSENEEHEGSSDYKCALCEHFKENPGP, translated from the exons ATGGCTAGTCAGGGTACCGACAAGATGTATGAAGTCAAGCTGGCCCCACCTGGGGATGGAGAGCCAGCGACAGGGATCCCGTCTGATTCACCCCCGGATCCAAATGTGGATTCCGGGGAGATTTTCGAGAAGAATGAGGATGAAGCTGTGAACCGAGATCCAGGACCGCAAGACAACCCACAGCCACAGGCCCAAGAACATGGTGCCGCCAACGTGGAAGAAAACATTCTCGGGCTCTCCTTCCCGAGGAAGCTTTGGAGGATCGTGGAGGACGACGCCTTCGCGTCGGTGCGTTGGAACGAGGACGGCGACGCCGTGGTCATCGACGAAGACCTCTTCCAGCGGGAGGTTCTTCAccggagaggcgcagagaggATCTTCGAGACCGACAGCTTAAAGAGCTTCATTCGCCTCATGAACCTGTACGGGTTCAGCAAAATCCGAGCCAGCAACCCCTCAGGTCACTCTCCGGGGAACAAGAAAATGATG ATCTACCGAAATTCCAACTTTCAGAGAGACAAGCCCTTGTTCCTTGACAATGTCCAGAGAAAAGGTGACCTGAAAACCACCACTGCGTGCTCAGGGAGCAGCGCAACCACTCCCAAGAGAAAGAAGCCCACGGAAGCCACAAGACGTTCTCCACGAATCCATCACCAGGAATCCACCAAAGAGGACAAGAAGGCCCCCAGGGAAGCCCCAAATGCTCAGGGACCCAGTGGCACCCAGTCGTTCACATTCTCTGGCATCTGGTCTCTGAGCAGTGTAGCCGGGTACGCCACCGAAAATCATGGCCCCAGTGAGCTGGCTGGTCCCAGTGGGGAGGGTACCTCCAGGAATGTGATGTTCGCGTCCCCAGCCCTGGCCGGGAGGGACGGCGCAGGGGAactgccccccgcaccccccgttTACCCAGATTACAGGTCAGTGATGTCACTCTACAACACCTGTTATTCCATCCTCTTGGCTGCCCTCTCGGTCATGTCCCCAAACGAGGCCCCAAGTGAGAACGAGGAGCACGAGGGCTCCTCAGATTACAAGTGTGCACTCTGTGAACACTTCAAGGAAAATCCGGGTCCCTAA